In Monodelphis domestica isolate mMonDom1 chromosome 3, mMonDom1.pri, whole genome shotgun sequence, the following proteins share a genomic window:
- the LOC130458151 gene encoding zinc finger protein 239-like — protein MFQDVAVDFTREEWRLLSPPQKELYKEVMLENARNLLSVGLPAPPQEVISYLEQREVQCMLKPEGLQSCCPEGEISPEIKSNPTEVSYPVEEMDLKRFMCSSPDNFPSREFCVAHQNSSHIEHQRIHPEEKSSENNQCRNTFIHRSSLVGYDKIHTSKERYELKQYGKIFNPSSHLAVHQRMQTGEKPHECKQCGKAFSQRSSLVVHLRIHTGEKPFECKQCGKAFVHISSLAVHQKMHTGEKPYECKQCGKAFSQSSNLGVHLRIHTGEKPFEYKQCGKIFSRSSSLLVQQRIHTGEKLYECKQYGKTFNQKSNIATHQKTHTGVTL, from the exons ATGttccaggatgtggctgtggacttcacacgggaggagtggcgcctcctgtcccctccccagaaggagctgtacaaggaggtgatgctggagaatgcccggaacctgctctctgtgg GGCTTCCAGCTCCCCCACAAGAAGTGATCTCTTATTTGGAGCAGAGGGAAGTCCAGTGCATGCTGAAGCCAGAAGGCCTACAGAGCTGCTGCCCAG aaGGAGAGATTAGTCCTGAAATCAAGTCAAATCCAACAGAGGTGAGCTATCCTGTGGAAGAAATGGACTTAAAAAGATTCATGTGTAGCAGTCCTGATAACTTTCCTTCTAGGGAATTCTGTGTTGCACATCAAAATTCATCTCATATTGAACATCAAAGAATACACCCTGAGGAAAaatctagtgaaaataatcagtgTAGAAATACTTTTATACACAGATCCAGTCTTGTTGGATATGACAAAATCCATACTAGCAAGGAACGTTATGAATTGAAAcaatatggaaagatatttaaTCCGAGctcccatcttgctgtacatcagagaatgcaaACTGGTGAGAAACctcatgaatgcaagcaatgtggaaaggcatttagTCAGAGGTCCAGTCTTGTTGTACACctgagaatccacactggggagaaaccttttgaatgcaagcaatgtggaaaggcatttgtTCATAtctccagtcttgctgtacacCAGAaaatgcacactggggagaaaccttatgaatgcaagcaatgtggaaaggcatttagTCAGAGCTCAAATCTTGGTGTACACctgagaatccacactggggagaaaccttttgaatacaagcagtgtggaaagataTTCAGTCGGAGCTCCAGTCTTCTTGTACagcagagaatccacactggggaaaagctttatgaatgcaagcagtatGGAAAGACTTTCAATCAGAAATCCAATATTGCTACACATCAGAAAACCCACACTGGAGTAACGTTATGA